From the genome of Equus asinus isolate D_3611 breed Donkey chromosome 24, EquAss-T2T_v2, whole genome shotgun sequence:
TTCAAATGTTGTCGTCAAAGTAACGTTGGCAGATAACCCAACGCTAATATTCTGCCCTGTTCACAGAAGTCAACGTTTTTCACGGACAAAGAAATAAGACTGGGTTGAATGATGGTGGTAGTTCAGAAGAGTCTCACTAGACTACGTTCTTGATGCAGATAGCTGCGCTCTTAACACATCCAGATCTGGAAGGTAAATTATCAATAGGATTAACTATGGGAAGGGCATAAAATAAGAGACTTCTGATGTGACCAAAACCCAGTTACTCTGGACTATTTTGGGCAGTATGAGTAATCAAAATAGTTTAAGAAAATCAGATATACCTTACTGACAGTCTGTTTAATTCCTGAGCCAGAGTGCCTTTCCCATTTCCTTTCAAAttctgaaatcacacctgaatttcTCAGGACAAATTTCAACAAGACCCCATCTGAGATTCTTAACAAACAGGTAATTCAACAGCTGGCCAATTTAAAATATGGCTTAACGTCAAGCACCAGTCTGAGATATCCTAGTTTTATAAATCCACTGTAAAATATTTGGCTTTTTTAACCAACTCAAACGCAAGGAAATGCTATCAGTGTGGAAAACTCACTGGAGAAGAGATGAAACACTACTTTTTTAATCCAGAATTTAGAAATTTGTTTAAAACCAGCAGGTGGTGCTCGAACCAGTTGTCTCAAGTGTCCAGGTACCGTGTTCTACGGAAAGCCTATTACACTGAACCTTCCCTGTATTCTTGTTCGGATggctttcctttctatttttctatatggTGGTAGTGATTTTCTGCAGTTCGATCCTTTTCTTTTGTGGGGGTGGAACAATCTCTTCTAGCAGTTCTATAGCTTTGGCAGATTTACTTTTATATCACCTACCATTTACTGATCAGCTGTCCTTAAGAAGCCTATCTTGTCTAATCACAAGCAAAAAAGCACCATACTTGTAAACACCATCCAATAGGTGCTTCATGGAGCTGTGAATAAATTTCTAGTCATGACGTAATGCCTCAGGTGGTACTGTTAAATGAGCATTTTACCTAGTTTAGCATTGAGTTGAGAGCACTTTCAAATTGCAATCATTCCACGGCATTTTAGGGCTACATTCCACTTACCATGACTTTGCCTCCCAGAATCCAAGATGCCCTGCTACTCTGCCATGCTTTCAGGTGTATTAAAAACGTTCCTCTCATATGCAAAGAAAGCCTACTTAGATTATCAAATGCTATCACACAGAATTACCATTAATTTCTTAGATTCATGCCATGTTTTTCAAACTCATGTGTTCCCAGAGACCAACTATCAAACACCAATCACTAACAACTTACGACCCTTTGTGACCAATCACTGCATGTAATCTACAAATTACCAAATTAGACCTGTAATTTCTAGTGGGATATTCACTTCCATCCTATCCAACTCTCaaatttttaacttcaaattgCAATCTTCCAGTATGTCATCAGGTAACGGCACTtttgaaaatttccttaaaaagtttACCCCACAGTCCATCCAGTCCCAAATGGGCTCCACCCTTCACTTAGGCTAAATATTTCACTGTACCTCTACAAACTTGGCATCATCTCCAGTGTGACAATGTTCCCTCTTCACCCGAACTTGTTCTTTAGATGAAAATTCCTATTGGAAGTGAATTTTCCTCACTAAAGTGACAGGCAACACTCAATTTAGTGTCTTTTTCTCCCTAGAGTCTGGACAGTTAACTCTAGCAGAGCAATTCTGAGTTACTTAAGCCGTACACTTTACGTTTGTTAAAACTTCAGTATTTGTAAATATGAAGCTGCTAATTCCAGTAAGTGCAGAAACAAATGACCTATTAAGTTTACTCAACATTAAGTGGACAAAGTTTTATATGCAACACAACTTTGGTACTGGAAAATCTCTTATCAACTAGCTTACACATCAACAAAATTAAGTGTTCTGTCCTGAATGAAATGTTGCACTAACAGACCCCATCTCACAGGTTTTCACTATGTACATCAACAGATGCTTCTTCCACTCAAGGTGGAAAAACTCCAGGGTTGCTGCCCAAAACAAATTAAACCAAATTATCCAATTCTGCAGTTTCAGCAAATGTAACATCAGAAATGGGTCAGGGGTAACTCCTACTGAAGTTTTCTATCTAGGTGAGTTCTGTAGCACCTTCCAGTGTTGCCCAAAAGAAGACACAGGTTTctcattaaactttgttttaatggGTCTCAAAATTCTGTGACAGATTTTTGGTCAAGTTGTTTCCATTAAAAAGtactgattttaaaaactaataacttAAAACTGCCACACAAAAAACCAAATGGTCCACAAaacattctcctttccttctgaagGTTTTACGATGCATTGTTATCATTAACCAGTCTTTTACTATTAAACTTAAATGGCCAATTGAGACAAACAGTTCTGAGACCGTTCCACCACTGATTAAGACTGGGGTGGCAGGTATTGGGGATACTATTCATTTAGCCTTCTGAGCCTTCTGGGCAGACTTGGTGACCTTGCCAGCTCCAGCTGCCTTCTTGTCCACTGCTTTGATGACACCCACAGCAACCGTCTGTCTCATGTCACGAACAGCAAAACGGCctattaaaacaaattttgtaCTACTGTTAGAAACACTTGGTAAACAAAACCAATCATTTTACAGCTTTAATAAACTTTCTAATTGCGCTGAATTGTCAGTCATCCTTACCCAGAGGAGGATAGTCAGAAAAGCTCTCAACACACATGGGCTTGCCAGGAACCATATCAACGATGGCAGCATCACCAGATTTCAAGAATTTGGGGCCATCTTCCAGCTTCTTTCCAGAACGACGATCAATCTTCTCCTTCAGCTCAGCAAACTTGCAAGCAATGTGAGCTGTGTGACAATCCAGCACAGGTGCATACCCAGCACTGATTTGGCCTGGATGGTTCAGGATAATCACCTTGGAGAACAGATTTGCATTTAAGTGAGTCTCAAGAACTCTTAAAGCTCCACTATGAAATAAGAAAAGGTTCACTTTTAAGTGTTACCTGAGCTGTGAAGCCAGCTGCTTCCATTGGTGGATCATTTTTGCTGTCACCAGCCACATTGCCACGGCGAACATCTTTGACGGACACGTTCTTGACATTGAAGCCCACGTTGTCCCCAGGAAGAGCTTCGCTCAAAGCTTCATGATGCATTTCAACAGACTTTACTTCAGTTGTAACATTGACTGGAGCAAAGGTGACCACCATGCCAGGTTTCAAAACACCAGTCTCCACTCGGCCCACAGGGACAGTACCGATACCTAGTGTTCACAGCATAGTGTCAAACACCTTATGCAAAGACAGAAGGCAGTGCAGCAACGCATGCAGGCACGTGGATAATAATGTTCAACTTACCACCAATTTTGTAGACGTCCTGGAGGGGCAGACGCAAGGGCTTATCAGTTGGACGAGTTGGTGGCAGGATGCAATCCAGAGCTTCAAGCAGCGTAGTTCCACTGGCATTGCCATCTTTACGGGTGACTTTCCATCCCTTGAACCAAGGCATCTGAAAACATAAGATTGCCCATTAGAGTTACCATCAAACTTGCCCCTGTTAAGAGCCCTTTTCCAACTGTCTTGAATGTCACTTACATTAGCACTTGGCTCCAGCATGTTGTCACCATTCCAACCAGAAATTGGCACAAATGCAACTGTGTCTGGGTTGTAGCcaattttcttaatgtaggtgctgACTTCCTTAACGATTTCCTCATATCTCTTCTGGCTGTAGGGTGGCTCAGTGGAATCCATTTTGTTAACACCAACAATTAGTTGTTTCACACCCAGTGTGTAAGCCAGAAGGGCATGCTCACGGGTCTGCCCATTCTTGGAGATACCTGCTTCAAATTCACCAACACCAGCAGCGACAATCAGGACAGCACAGTCAGCCTTTAAAAAACACAAGAGCATACCTCATTAAACAAAGCTCTTTAAAGAGGAACCACCGCGTTTTCCACTGTATTAAGACAGACCCACGGTTATTTCCAGTAATTATTAAAACTACAAACCTGAGACGTGCCTGTAATCATGTTTTTGATGAAGTCTCTGTGTCCGGGGGCATCAATGATGGTCACATAATACTTGCTGGTCTCGAATTTCCACAGGGAGATATCAATGGTGATACCACGCTCACGTTCAGCTTTCAGTTTATCCAAGACCCAGGCATACTTGAAGGAGCCCTTTCCCATCTGCAGGGATTGGATTAGGAATGGTTACTTGGTAACTAAGACATGATCCAACTCCAGCTTGAAATTCCTCACCCCACTTACTTGTCAGAAAGGCTCGACTGACTGTACAATAGCAAAACCTAAGAGCCTTCCCTTATTCTCAAAACACGGTTACAAACCTAAGTAATTCAACAGCCAATGTTCGATCACGTCCTTCCGACTAGCACGACATTCAGATCTCGACTAGAAGAACGAGCACTTCCTGAAAATTACCACTCAACGTGTTCGCTGCCAGACGTCTTATTCAAGCCTCTTCTTTCCACCTACCTCAGCAGCCTCCTTCTCGAATTTCTCGATGGTTCTTTTGTCGATCCCACCGCACTTGTAGATCAGGTGGCCAGTCGTGGTGGACTTGCCCGAATCGACGTGTCCAATGACGACGATGTTGATATGAGTCTTTTCCTTCCCCATTTTGGCTTAGATTTTGCGGTGGTTTTCACGACACCTAAATTCAGTGGAAAAACAACCTTTAAACCACTGCCCCACagacttgaaaaaaagaaaagctaccatccaaactcaaaaagaaaattccGTGGCGCGAGCCTGGGCCCCTCGCCGGGCGCCGGCTCGGCCGCGGCGGGAGCGCGAGCGGGCCCGGCGCGGCCCTTTGTGTGGCTCAGGCCGGCCGCAGCCTCCATTTTGAGCTCCGCCGGCGGGCCGAGCGGCCATCTTTCCGCGCACGCCGCTGGGGCGGCGCGGCCGGCGCGCGGGGGCGGCCCTCGCCGGGCGGGCTCCCTCTACCTCGGCCCCGCGCGCGGCCGACACGCGCCGCCCGACGACGGCCGCGGTGGCGTCTGCCCGCCGCCGCCAGGCCGCCCGGGCAGCCGCGGCGCTCTGGGGACTCGGCGGGCCGAAGGCCCCACCCGGCGCAGGGGGGGCCCACGCGGCGGCCGCGGGCGCAGACCGGCCTCGCCCAGGCACGAGGCGGGGGCTGCCGCCGCGGCCGGGGCCTTCAGCCCCCACCGACGGCCCGCGCTGGAGCTGAGGAACCTCGGGGCGGCTCCGCGGCACGGCGGCCGGCACAGGCCCGCGAGGCCGGGCCCACCGGGGAGGCCGGGCCCGCAGGCCACGCCCGCACTCACCTGTGTTCTGGCGGCAAACCCGTTGCGAAAAAGAACGTTCAGGGTGACTACGGCACTTATATACGGTTCTCCCCGCCTCGGGGAGAGGGCGGGGCCAGCACACGACACGCTTTCCCAGCTTACCCCGCGCCGCCGGCCCCAGCGCCCTCGCCGGCCCCTCCCCCCACTTCTCGGGGACCGTGGGCGATGTGCGCTCAGCCCACTGAAGAGCGCTCGTCGTTTCGCGCATGCTCCTCTGGCCCCCGATGACGCCAAGAGCGAGCGGGTCGGGGGCGGGGACGCACGCGCCCTCGGTTCTAGGTTAGCGGGAGTTTAACGACGGTCCCTGGGATTCCCCAGGGCAGAGGCGAGTCCTTCTTTTGTATGAATTACTCTCTGCGCCAGCCGGGGGAGGGGCGGCGGGGGCTCCAGAACCTTCCGTGGGCCGTGCCTTGCTCGCCTGCGAAGGTGGTATCGGTATTGGGGCGTCCCTTCACCCTGCAATACGCCTCTTTTCCTCGGTGCCGCTCGCTCGAGGGTCCGGGACGGACGCCTCGAGCCGCTTCCtccgcgccgcccgccgcccctcCCGGCCGGAGGCGAGTGGGCCGGGGCCCCCGGCCGACCGGGGCCCCGAGCTCCCGGTCGGCCTCGTGGCCGCCGCTCCGAGGCCAATGC
Proteins encoded in this window:
- the LOC106824031 gene encoding elongation factor 1-alpha 1 produces the protein MGKEKTHINIVVIGHVDSGKSTTTGHLIYKCGGIDKRTIEKFEKEAAEMGKGSFKYAWVLDKLKAERERGITIDISLWKFETSKYYVTIIDAPGHRDFIKNMITGTSQADCAVLIVAAGVGEFEAGISKNGQTREHALLAYTLGVKQLIVGVNKMDSTEPPYSQKRYEEIVKEVSTYIKKIGYNPDTVAFVPISGWNGDNMLEPSANMPWFKGWKVTRKDGNASGTTLLEALDCILPPTRPTDKPLRLPLQDVYKIGGIGTVPVGRVETGVLKPGMVVTFAPVNVTTEVKSVEMHHEALSEALPGDNVGFNVKNVSVKDVRRGNVAGDSKNDPPMEAAGFTAQVIILNHPGQISAGYAPVLDCHTAHIACKFAELKEKIDRRSGKKLEDGPKFLKSGDAAIVDMVPGKPMCVESFSDYPPLGRFAVRDMRQTVAVGVIKAVDKKAAGAGKVTKSAQKAQKAK